The window CATGCCGAAGCCGAGACCGAACAGCACATAGCCGGTGAACAGCAGCACGTTCTGCGTCTCCGCGTCGAACGCCGCGAACATCAGCCCGCACGCGGTCATGGCCGCACCCGCCACCAGCAGCGAGAGCCGCGGCCCCCGGCTGCCGACGAGCCGTCCCGACAGCGGGGCGCAGACAAAGGTGAGAGCGGCCATCGGCAGCATGTACAGACCGGCGTGCAGGGCGCTCAGACCGCGCACGTTCTGCAGATACAGCGTGTTGAGGAAGAGGAAGCCGCTCAGGGCGGCGAAGGCGCAGACCGCGATGGCGGTGGCGCCGCTGAACGGGGCGCTGCGGAAGAACCGGAGGTCGATGAGGGGCTCGGCGCGCCGGGGCTCGTACAGCAGGAGCCCGATCAGGGCGCACGCGGCGAGCGCCACGAAGCCCAGGATCCGCGGGGAGGCCCAGCCGGCCGAGGGCGCCTCGATGATCGCGTACGTCAGTGAACCGAGCAGCGCGATCACCAGCAGCTGCCCGACGGGGTCGGGGCGGCGTGGCTTCGGGGCGCGGGACTCGGGGACGTACCGCCAGGTGAGCAGCAGCGCGGCCAGACCGACCGGCAGATTGATCCAGAAGATCGACCGCCAGCCGACCGTGTCCACCAGCAGGCCGCCGACCACCGGTCCCGCCGCCATGGAGATGCCGACGACACCGCCCCACACACCGATGGCCCGGGCGCGCTCGCGCGGGTCGGTGAAGGTGTTGGTGATGATCGACATCGCGACGGGGTTGAGCATCGAGCCGCCGACCGCCTGCACCATCCGGAAGGCGACCAGCGACTCCAGGTTCGGCGCGACGGAGCAGAGCACCGAGCCGAGGGTGAAGAGGACGAGCCCGATCTTGAAGACCTTCGCCCGTCCGATCCGGTCGGCGGTGGAGCCCGCCAGCATCAGCAGTGAGGCGAGGACGAGGGTGTAGGCATCGATCGTCCACTGCATGCCGGCGACGGTCGCGTGCAGCTCCC is drawn from Streptomyces sp. NBC_01717 and contains these coding sequences:
- a CDS encoding MFS transporter, producing the protein MPELTHRRRQLVLAICCMSLLIVSLDNTVLNVALPSMQRELHATVAGMQWTIDAYTLVLASLLMLAGSTADRIGRAKVFKIGLVLFTLGSVLCSVAPNLESLVAFRMVQAVGGSMLNPVAMSIITNTFTDPRERARAIGVWGGVVGISMAAGPVVGGLLVDTVGWRSIFWINLPVGLAALLLTWRYVPESRAPKPRRPDPVGQLLVIALLGSLTYAIIEAPSAGWASPRILGFVALAACALIGLLLYEPRRAEPLIDLRFFRSAPFSGATAIAVCAFAALSGFLFLNTLYLQNVRGLSALHAGLYMLPMAALTFVCAPLSGRLVGSRGPRLSLLVAGAAMTACGLMFAAFDAETQNVLLFTGYVLFGLGFGMVNAPITNTAVSGMPRSQAGVAAAVASTSRQIGGTLGVAVIGAVLAAGVAGSGSPHGAGYATAFVDASKPAWWIITGCGLAVLVVGALTSGRWARETARRTAARLEAPAGAGAGYGGQASASAKA